One genomic segment of Pseudomonas fortuita includes these proteins:
- the purU gene encoding formyltetrahydrofolate deformylase, which produces MSRAPDTWILTADCPSMLGTVDVVTRYLFEQRCYVTEHHSFDDRQSGRFFIRVEFRQPDDFDETGFRAGLAERSEAFGMAFELTAPNHRPKVVIMVSKADHCLNDLLYRQRIGQLGMDVVAVVSNHPDLEPLAHWHKIPYYHFALDPNDKAGQERKVLQVIEETGAELVILARYMQVLSPELCRRLDGWAINIHHSLLPGFKGAKPYHQAYNKGVKMVGATAHYINNDLDEGPIIAQGVEVVDHSHYPEDLIAKGRDIECLTLARAVGYHIERRVFLNANRTVVL; this is translated from the coding sequence ATACCTGGATTCTCACCGCCGACTGCCCGAGCATGCTCGGCACCGTCGACGTGGTGACGCGTTACCTCTTCGAGCAGCGCTGCTACGTGACGGAGCACCACTCCTTCGATGACCGGCAGTCGGGGCGCTTCTTCATTCGTGTCGAATTCCGCCAGCCGGACGATTTCGACGAAACGGGCTTCCGTGCCGGCCTGGCCGAGCGCAGCGAAGCGTTCGGCATGGCTTTCGAGCTGACCGCACCGAACCACCGCCCGAAAGTGGTGATCATGGTGTCCAAGGCCGACCACTGTCTGAACGACCTGCTGTACCGGCAGCGTATCGGCCAGCTGGGCATGGACGTGGTTGCAGTGGTGTCCAACCACCCCGACCTCGAACCCCTGGCGCACTGGCACAAGATCCCCTATTACCACTTCGCACTCGACCCCAATGACAAGGCGGGGCAAGAGCGCAAGGTCCTGCAGGTGATCGAGGAAACCGGCGCCGAGCTGGTTATTCTCGCCCGTTACATGCAGGTGCTGTCGCCCGAGCTGTGCCGGCGCCTGGATGGCTGGGCGATCAACATTCACCACTCCTTGTTGCCAGGGTTCAAGGGCGCCAAGCCTTATCACCAGGCCTACAACAAGGGCGTGAAGATGGTGGGCGCCACGGCGCACTACATCAACAACGACCTGGACGAAGGGCCGATCATTGCCCAGGGGGTCGAGGTGGTGGACCACAGCCACTATCCGGAAGACCTGATTGCCAAGGGGCGGGATATCGAATGCCTGACCCTGGCGCGTGCTGTGGGGTATCACATCGAGCGGCGGGTGTTCCTCAACGCAAATCGGACTGTCGTTCTCTGA